The following coding sequences are from one Triticum dicoccoides isolate Atlit2015 ecotype Zavitan chromosome 4A, WEW_v2.0, whole genome shotgun sequence window:
- the LOC119289107 gene encoding protein FLOWERING LOCUS T-like, which produces MSMINMSRDPLVVGHIVGDIVDPFMTTASLRIFFNNKELTNGSELKPSQVFNVPRVYIGGRDMRNLYTLVMVDPDAPSPSNPTKRENLHWLVTDIPETTDASFGNEIVPYESPRPTAGIHRFVFILFRQSVRQTTYAPGWRANFCTRDFAAIYNLGSPVAGMYFNCQRENGCGGRRYIR; this is translated from the exons ATGTCGATGATAAATATGTCCAGGGACCCATTGGTCGTTGGCCACATCGTTGGGGATATTGTGGACCCTTTCATGACTACTGCGTCATTGAGGATCTTCTTCAACAACAAGGAGCTGACAAACGGGTCTGAGCTCAAGCCATCTCAAGTGTTCAACGTTCCAAGAGTTTATATTGGCGGGCGAGATATGAGGAATCTGTACACGCTT GTGATGGTGGACCCTGATGCACCAAGCCCCAGCAACCCTACTAAAAGAGAGAACCTTCATTG GTTGGTAACAGACATTCCAGAGACTACTGATGCAAGTTTTG GAAATGAAATAGTCCCCTATGAGAGCCCACGTCCAACTGCAGGAATCCATCGTTTCGTTTTCATCCTGTTTAGGCAGTCAGTCAGGCAGACCACTTATGCACCAGGGTGGAGAGCAAACTTCTGCACAAGGGACTTCGCAGCGATCTACAATCTCGGATCGCCTGTCGCTGGGATGTACTTCAACTGCCAAAGAGAGAATGGCTGTGGTGGTAGAAGGTACATTAGGTAA